ACAGAGAGTAGTGAGTGCTTGGCGACGATATGGGAGAGGGTCGTTCGGGCCAGGCAAGGGAGGTGGGTCACTGGGTTCGACTCGCTCGAGGCCAGTTTGAAGCCACTCTCGAGAGACCAGTACAGCGAGTCACGAGTTGGGTGGTCACTCTCTGAGCAAGAGATGTGCCACCAGTGACTCGGAAGCGAGCACGGCTGTAGAATAGCCGGAGGGCAGTACTCCGTGCTGAACGCGACGTGCTATTGTTATCGACCCGCGGTGCCGGACGTGAGCTGCAGGTCCGGTCGACGCGAGACGTGCTGTGCAATCGAGAGCGCAAGGATGACGAGACACAACGCCAGTCCAATTACGGGGGCAGCGGCAGCCGTTACCGGACCAACGGCAAGCCAGGCAACAGCGAAGAAAACGACACCAGCGACCGTCGCGGCGGCGTACAGCCGATACCAGGCGCGATCGGAGCCGAGGTGGCGGTCGAGATAGGGCTCGAACACGTCATCACTCGGCAGTAACTCGATGCGGTGGCCATCGGGATCCCAGTTAACGATCCCGTGGTCCTCGAGCATTGGCAGGTGGGTCTGATACAACGAGATATAGACCCGCCGGCGCTGCGTGCGGGTGACCTCGTCGGGTTCGGTGTCGTTCTCCCAGGCGGCTACCTGTTCGACGAGCGGTGCCAGATCACAGCCGCCGCCACACTGTTTCAGGTATTGGACTGCCCGTCGCCGTCGAGCGTTACTGAACACATCGAATAACTCGGCTTGTGTCAATTCGTGTTCAGACATGAGTGCCCTCGCGCTCCCGAATCGAATATCGTTCGGGGATGATCGGATACCTCACAGTAGCGAGTCCCAGACGCTGACCCTTTACTATCGCTCGGCTACCGTTTCGAAATCGAATTGTACCGGTTGGCGTTCGTGACAAACGTCCAAACCGACGTTTGAGCGCTCGTGAGAGTTTCCTGGTCGCTCGAGAACAAGACCAAAGCCACACAATGCATTGATCTGGTGAGCCGATCGGGTATTCAGCAAGCGACCGGACACAAGCTGTAGTTCTGGGCTACGGATCCGTCAGGGCAGGGATAACAAAACCTCGTTACCCGGTGTATCAGCATGATTCCCAAGCGGATCGAGTATCCGATGACACAGCACTACCTACGACAACGAATACACGGCCAACGACGGACCACAGGCCCTCCAGCACCGCTCACCGCTCGCTCGAGCGAGCGGGCACGCGTGAGGACTGTACGTGATGGCTCCGATCGAGAGGTGTCACGCGATGAGTGAAGCAATCCCCAGTCAAGTCGTTCGCGGCGACGGCTGTACGATCGACGATGAGGCAACCGTTGGCTACGGTGAGTTCGATGAGCCAACGACGCTCGGCGACGACGCGACGGTTCGAGCTGGCGCAATCGTCTACGGCAACGTCACGATCGGCGACGGGTTCATGACCGGCCACGATGTGCTGGTCCGTGAGAACACGACGATTGGCGACGATGTTCTCGTCGGGACGAAGACCGTCATCGACGGCGAGACGACCATCGGCTCGGATGTGAGCCTACAGACGAACGTCTACATCCCGACGAACACCACGATCGGCGACAACGTCTTCATTGGTCCCAGCGCTGCCCTGACCAACGACGAGTACCCGGTCCGAACGGACACTGGACTCGAGGGGCCGACAATCGAAGACGGCGCATCAATCGGTGCGAACGCGACGCTGCTGCCCGGTGTGACGATTGGCGAGAACGCCTTCGTCGCAGCCGGGTCGGTCGTCACCGACGACGTTCCAGCGAACAGTCTTGCGGTCGGAACGCCAGCGACGATCCAGGACCTCCCCGAACCGCTCGAGGGACCGAACGAAATCGCGTGATAGCATGAGTGAGACGAACGTCGATACCGAGACTGAGTCGGAACACGCTAAGAGCATCGACGCGGAACCAACGGAGCCGACAGCACCGAGCGAGGAGACCGACGGCTCGGTCTCGATTGCAGACCCGGACGTCAGTGACGCAGTTGCCGACCGCGTCCAGTCTGTGATCGAAGGCGGTGGGCTCGCAGACGGTCCGGAAGTCCGTGCCTTCGAAGACGAGTTTGCAGCCTACTGCGTCGCCGAGCAGGCTGTCGCGACCTCGAACGGAACGACCGCGCTGCACGCCGCACTCGAGGCGTTCGGCGTTGGCAAGGGCGACGCAGTACTGACGTCTCCGTTCTCGTTCGTCGCGAGTGCGAACGCGATTCGACTCGCCGGCGCGACACCCGTTTTTGCGGATATCGACCCCGAGACGTACACGCTCGATCCCGACGCTGTCGAGGCAGTCCTCGAGCGCCGATCTGACGTCGTCGGCTTACTGCCGGTGCATCTGTACGGACTAGCAGCGAACATGCCTGCCCTGAACGCGCTCGCAGACGACCACGACTTGTTCGTCCTCGAGGACGCCTGTCAGGCCCATGGCGCACAGATCAACGGCGAGCGCGTCGGCTCGATTGGCGATGCGGCGTGCTTCTCGTTCTACCCGACGAAGAATATGACGACCGGCGAGGGCGGTGTCGTCACGACGGATAACGAGGATGTCGCCCAGCGAACCCAACAGTTCGTCAATCATGGGCGCGGCCAGAGCGGCACCGGCGGCTACGATCACATCGACCTCGGGCACAACTTCCGGATGACAAGCATTGCGGGCGCAATCGGCTCCGGCCAACTCGAGCGCCTACCAGATTTCAATGAGGCTCGCCGCAAGACGGCCGCTTACTACGACGAGCAGTTCGCAGAGTTGCCACTCGAGACGCCGACGGAACCCCGTGGCTACCGACACGTCTATCATCAGTACACGGTCCGCACCGACAGTCCTGCCGAACGAGACGCGCTTGCGGAGACGCTCGAGGCACACGACGTCGATTCGGCGGTGTACTACGATACGCCGATTCACCGACAGCCAGCCTACGAGTCGGTGAGTACGGCTGCTGCGTCGTTCCCCGAAGCCGAGCGAGCAGCTGAGACCGTCCTGTCCCTGCCAGTCCATCCCGGATTGTCCGACGCTGAGCGACGAACCGTTGTCGAAGCAGTTACCAAACATTACACCTCCCAATGAGCACGGAACACACGCTCTCTACAGCACGAACCACCGCAGGCGTCATCGGCGTTGGCGCGATGGGCGCCAACCACGCACGCGTGTATAGTGAGTTACCGAACGTCGAATTAGCCGGCGTCACCGACCACGACGCCGACATTGCCAGGCAGGTCGCAGACGAGTACGGCACTGACGCGCTCACGCTCGAGGAACTACTCGAGCGCTGTGACGTCGTGAGCGTCGCCGTTCCGACGCATGTCCACTACGATCTGGTGACGACCTGTCTCGAGGCGGACGTCAACGTCTTAGTCGAGAAGCCAATCGCAGAGACAGTCGAAGAAGGGCGACGCATGGCTGCCCTGGCAGAAGAACGCGGATTGGTCCTCCAGGTTGGCCACATCGAGCGATTCAACCCGGCCGTCCAGACGATCGCCGAACTGATCGACGAACTCGACGTCATCAGTCTCGAGGCCGAACGGCTCGGCCCGCCAATCGACCGGACTGCACCCGGCAACGTCATCTTCGATCTGATGGTCCACGACGTGGATATCGTCGGCTCGATCCTCGATTCAACGCCGAACTCGATCACCGCGATGGGGACCGAAGACGGCCGCTATGCGACCGCGACGATGGAGTACAACGACGTGGTCGCCTCGCTGACCGCCAGTCGCGTCACCCAGAAGAAGGTCCGCAAACTGAACGTCACCGCACGCGAGTGTTTCGTCGAGGTGGACTACCTCGAGCAGTCGGTCCTGATTCATCGCGACTCCTATCCGGAGTACGTTAACGACGAAGGTCAGAAACGGTATCGCCACGAGAGCGTCGTCGAACGCCCGCGTATCGACAACGGCGAACCGCTGCGCCACGAGTTAGCGTCGTTCGTCGAGAGCGTCCGAGCAAACGACAAACCGGAGGTCACTCCGCAAGACGGCATTGAGGCGCTTCAGGCGGTCCAGACGATCGATCAACTGGTCGAAGACAGACAGGGCCAGAAACCCGCCACCGTGCTATCCGAAGGCGACCATGACTCCGATGAGCGAGAGGTGGAAGCACCATGACGGCAGCTAAGGACGCCGCTCCGGACGTGCCCGCCCTCTACGACTCGAGCGTCGACGAATCGAACCAGCACGACCTGCTTACCAGCGGCGAGATTCCCGTCGCCGTCTACGGGCTGGGCAAAATGGGGCTCCCGCTTGCAGGCGTCTACGCCGAGACGACGGGCAACGTCACGGGTGTCGACGTTGATCCGAGCGTCGTCGAGACGATCAATGGCGGCGAGAGCCACGTCATCGGCGAACCCGGACTCGACAACCTCGTCTCCGAACAGGTCGACGCCGGCCGACTCGAGGCGACGACAGACGGCGCAGCGGCAGCCGCCAACGCGCGCATCCACGTTATCATCGTGCCGACGCTGATCGATGAGGACAGTCAGCCGAACCTCGCAACCGTCGAATCCGTCGCCGACGATATCGCAGCCGGTCTGTCGCCGGGCGATCTGGTCCTCGCCGAGTCGACGCTGCCGCCAACCTCCTGTCGCGACGTAATCAAGCCCCACCTCGAGCAAGAAAGCGGGCTCTCGGGCGACGAGTTCGGGCTTGCCTTTTGTCCCGAGCGCACCTCGAGTGGCCGCGCGTTAGAAGATATTCGGGGCGCGTATCCGAAGGTCGTCGGCGGCGTCGACGACGAGAGTACCCGCGCGGCGAGCGTCGTTTACGACGAAATTTCGGACAACGAGGTCCACCCGGTCTCGGACGCGACAACCGCGGAGTCGGTCAAAGTTTTCGAAGGCGTTTACCGCGACGTAAACATCGGCCTGGCGAACGAACTCGGCCGGCTCGCAGACGAACTCGGCATCTCGGTCCGCGAGGCAATCGAGACCGCAAACGACCTCCCGATGTGCCAGCTCCACGAGCCCGGACCCGGTGTCGGCGGCCACTGCATCCCCTACTATCCGCACTTCCTGCTCTCGCAAAACGAGGAGCCACTCGACGTGACCCGAACCGCTCGAGCGGTCAACGATGGGATGCCGTCGGTCGTCGTCGACCGCCTCGAGCAGGAACTCGCCGCGACCGGCACGGATCTCGCAGACGCGACGGTTGCTGTCCTCGGGATTACGTACCGGCCTGGCGTCGAAGAAACGCGCGCCTCGCCTGCGCTTGGCGTTATCGAGGACCTGAACGACCGGGGTGCGGACGTTCTCGGTGTCGACCCGCTCGTCGACCCTGCAGCGTACGGTGCCCGCCCGCTCGAGGTTACAGACCTTGCGAGTGCAGCCGAGACGCTCGATGCGGCTGTCCTCGTTACTCCACAGACAGAGTTCGAGCAGATCGAGTGGGCAGACCTCGAGCCGATGGTCGTCGTGGACGGTCGCGACGCGCTCGACCTCGCAGCAACGCACCACCGGGTCTACACGCTCGCTGGGAGCAGTGATGGACGGCCGCCGCGTCCAGAGTCGGTCAACGGCGAGCGCACCGGACTCGAGGCGGGAGCACGTACCGAACCCGAGACCGAGGCGGAACCCGGCACAACCCGAACAGACGGTGGATTCGATGTATAACGACAAGACAATCGGCGTCGTCGTAACGGCGTACAACGAGGAGGCGTTCGTCGGGAACGTTATCGAGACGGTTCCGGCGTACGTCGACCGAATTTACGCTGTTGATGACGCCTCACCCGACGGAAGCTGGAGCGTTATTCAGCGCGTGGCGGATCAGCTCAACGAGGAGGCGACTCCCGAACCGGCGGTTGCACTCACCGATGGTGGCGACGATCGGCGCGTTGTGCCAATCCAACACGACGAAAACCGTGGGTACGGTGCGGCGGTCAAAACCGGCTACAAGCGCGCCGCCGAGGACGGAATCGACGTCGTCGCCGTCCTGAACGGAGACGGCCAGATGGACCCCGAAATCATGGATCGGATCATCGACCCCGTCGTCACCGGCGAGGCCGACTACGCGAAGGGCAACCGACTCCTCACTGCCGATGATCGCGACGGGATGTCCTCGTTCCGGCTGTTCGGCAACGCCATGCTGACCGGCCTCTCGAAGTTCGCCTCGGGCTACTGGACCGTCGGCGACCCACAGAACGGCTACACAGCCATCTCGAGTGAGACCATCGAGGAACTCGACCTCGAGTCGATCACTGACCAGTACGGCTTCCTCAATCACATCCTGACTCACCTCAACGTCAACGAACGCCGGGTGGCCGACGTGTCGATGTCGGCGGTCTACGGTGACGAGGAATCGAGCATTAAGTACACGTCGTTCATCCGCTACGTCTCCATGCTGTTGTTGCGGAGTTTCTGCTGGCGGCTCAACCGCCGCTACGTCGTCGAGGGCTTCAACCCCGCAGTGGTCTTCTACGGCGCTGGCTCTGCGGGTCTGGCTGGCGGCGTCGCAGGTGCAATCACCTCGATCGCTCGCGGACTTCGCGGGAAAGAGGGCTTTACCGGCCTGCTCGCATCGTTCGTCGCCCTTCTGCTCGGCGTCGTCTCACTCGGTGTCGCCATCGCGATGGACGCCGCGGAGAACGAGAATCTCGAGACGACCAGTTACGAGACAACGGCCGAAACGGCAAACGGGGCAACCGCTTCGAGTGCGCCGGCTGATTCAAATGCGGCGACGGCCGTCGGACAGGACTCGAGTCAGGAGCCATCGCACGTGGTCTCGCATCCGGAGACTGGGAACGGAACCAGCACAAACACGGATCCTGACGCTGGCACGAATCCAAGCGCGACCTAATCAATTCTCGACTCGGATGCTGCGGGTGGTCTTTGCAGGGGTGTATCCGCGTGAGCTGATGCACCTCGCCAGCGCCGTCCGTTCGCGACTCGAAACAGTTCGACAGCGCTCGAGCAACGAGACAGTCAATCAGTGATTACAGTGCTTGCTGTCGACCGGATCGAACCGTCTCGTCGGCCAATATCTCGAGCCGGAAGACGAACGCGAGCCGTGTTCGCCGACGCTACCGTCGGTTTCGACTCGTTACAACGTTCTCTCGTAGAAGACAATACAGCGCAAAGATGCGCTCTCGAGATCGTTTCCAGACGTTTCAGAAAAAGTGAGGGATAACAAAGCCATGTGTACGCTTTTGTTGGGGCAACCGAGATGCACGTCCTCACGCTGACAACGAACGCCGATGCGCCGTTCATGAACGAGCAGATGCGCGCGCTCGAGCGACGGGGTGTCTCGTTTTCCATGCTCCCGGTTTCGGGCAAGGGGGACGGGGGAAACTCGCGCAGTCCGGTTGATTATCTGCGATACGTCCCGGAGGTCATCGCCGAAGCCGGGAACGACTACGACCTGATTCATGCCCACTACGGACTAATCGCACCGATGGCACTCGCACAGCTTCGCAAGCCGGTCGTGCTCTCGTTGTGGGGCTCAGACCTCTACGGGCCAGTCGGTCCCGTGAGCCGCGCCTGTGCGCCGCTGTGTGACGAACTCGTCGTCATGTCCGAAGAGATGCAATCGACGCTCGGTCGCCCGTGTGAGGTGATCCCCGACGGCGTCGACTTGGAAAAATTCCAGCCCAAACCACAGGCCGAGGCGCGCCGCGCGGTCGACTGGGACGAAGACGACTACCAGATTCTCTTTCCGTATCTCCCCGACCGCGACGTGAAAAACTACCCGCGCGCGCGCCGGATCGTCAACGCCGTCAACGGCCGCCTCGAGCGCCCAGTTCGATTACAGACCGTCTATGGCGTCGACCACGACACCGTTCCCGACTATATGAACGCCGCCGACGCTCTGCTTTTGACCTCTCGCAGCGAGGGCTCACCGAACTCCGTCAAAGAAGCGCTGGCCTGTAATACACCAGTTGTCTCCGTCGACGTCGGCGATGTCTCCGAGCGGCTCGCAGGCGTCACCCCCTCGCTCGCCTCCGACGACGATAGCGAACTGATCGACGAACTCGTGTCCATCCTCGAGTCGGATGTCGAACCGAACGGCCGCGAGGCGGCCCGCGAGGTCAGCGTCGAACGAACAGCCGACCAGATGATCGACGTGTACGAACGCGTTTCTGGCACACGCGTCTCGGAATCGTCACCGGATGCTGTTGCTCGAGCAGCGGAACCGCTCGAGTGAGTAGTGCTACGTTTTCGGTACCAACTCTTTATCGGGTCGAACGGACAGACCACGAAACAACCGAACAGACGACGAAAAACGGTGTGTCAGCGCAAATTCGACCGCGCAACCAGCTACTGGAACTCCTCGCGGTACCAGGTGACCGTCTCGGGTAAGTGCTCCTCGAGCGGTGCGTACTCGTAGCCCAGTTCGGTCTTGGCCTTCTCGGAGGTGTAGAACAGCCGTTCGGTCGCGAGTTTGGCCATCCGGCGGTTGAACGGGAACACCTGGTGGTCCGTCACGGTGCCGACGGCTTCGGCGACCGGCCCAGCGGCATGAATCGCCTGCGCGGGAACGGGAATCCGGGCTGGGACGCCGCCAAGGTGGTCGGAGATCCGCGAAACAGCGCGGTCGTAGGTCAGGTTCTCGCCGCCGAGGATGTAGTGCTCGCCGGAGCCGCCTTTTTCGTAGGCCGCGATGATGCCGTCGATCACGTCCGAGACACCGACGATACTCAGCCCACCGGGGAGGTAGGCTGGCATCGTCGGCTCAAGGCCCATCGAGAGCAGTTGTGGGGTGAACGACTCGTCGCCGGGGCCAAACACCGACGTTGGATGGACGGTAACGGCATCGCCGCCGGTGCTGGCGTAGCGGTCGACCAACTGCTCGGCTTCGGCTTTCGAGGATTGATACGCACCGATTGGTTCGGCAACGTCGGTCTCGTCCGCGAACGGCGAGGTTTCGTTCGGCTGGCGCGTCCCAGCCGTGCTCGTAAAGACCAGTCGGCCAACGTTATCGCTGGTCCGACACGCTGAGAGCACGGTCGCTGTCCCGTCGCGATTGACCTGCTTGACCGTTTTCGGGCTGGCGCTCCAGAGGCCAACCCCTGCGAGATGAAAGACGGCGTCCGTGTCAGTCACCATCGACGCTAAGACCTCGCTGTCGAACACGTCGCCGGTGTACCACTCGAGATCGGCATCCTCAAAATCTGGACCCTCGAGATCACCCCGATCCGACGTGGGTCGAGAGAGTGCGCGGACGGTCCAACCATCCTCGAGGAGGCGCTTACAGAGATGCGAGCCGAGAAAGCCCGTTGCTCCTGTTACGGCTGCGATTTTGGGTTCTCCTGTCATAGTTAGTGTTCGAGTTGTGGTGGAACGGCATCGCCGCTGACGCCGGCATACAGGCGATAGGCTGCTGTGACCGCGGGATGCATGTCGCCTGTCGGTGGCAACTCACCGCCCTCGAGCCGTGTGCGGATCGCGTCGAGATTGACGTCGTCGCCGGGACCAACGTGCTCGAGAGAGAGCGAGAGCGCTTTGTCGTTGTCAGTCATGCCGACGGCCGTGCTGAGCACGTCGTCGTCGGTGATCGAGCGCCCGAGCAGCGAGGTTCCGAGCGCGTCGACTGCCGGAGTTGCGCCTGCAAAGAGTGCGTCAGCAGCGTACGGATCACTGCCGTAGGCGACCGTTGCGTCCAGAATCGAGACGGGTGGGTCGATAGCGCGCGTTGCAGCGACCGCCGCGAGTGCATCATCGCCGCTCGAGTCGACGAACTCCGCGAGTGTTCTCACCCCGCCTGCAATCGGCCCCGCTTCCGTTGGACGCAGCGTCGGGACCGTAATGACCGCACTCTCGAGCAGTCGGTCCGGAACTGAGACGGTGGTCGACCAGCCGTCGACCTCGCGTTGGGCCTCCGTTCGCTGTTCGTCGGCGAGATCGACAGTCGTTGCGTCGAAGCGCTCGAGCAGGCGTGGATAGCCGAGATACTCAGCCGTCCGGTCGACGTCGATGATCTCGTCGGTCGCGCCCGCGACGGCGATATCGGCGTCGGTTCGGTCCTCGAACTGGCCAATGAGCGACCCGACCACGGCGGGATCACTCACCATCCCTGTCGACGGATGAAACGGATAGTGAATATCAGGGACGATCGTAATCTGATCCGGCTCCGATCGAGTGAGCGAACTGAGCGTGGCGTCGACCACGGCTCGAACAGGGGACTCGAGTCGGGCCAGTCGGGTGTCAATATCGGGTGTCCAGCCGCCGCGTCGGTCGTCGGCGTCCGTTGTGGCCCCGCGAACGGTGTGTTGCGCCATCAGGAGGATACCTCCGGTGGGGGCACTTCATCACGGTCGGTCTCGTCGGCCAGTTCGTAGGCTGTTTCCGCGAGCGCGAGCGTTCGTCGTCCACTTTCGCCGTCGACTGGCGGCGTCTCGTCGTTTCGAACGGCATCGATGAAGTCCTCGAGTGCCCTGTAGTGGGCCTGCAGGTAGAACGTCGGCCCAAAGACGGTTCGATCGCCCGCGACGCGGCTGGCAACGTTCTCGAGGGCGGATTTGGCCGCGCCCGCATAGAAGTTGTTTCGCAGGTGGTCCTGGTTGCTGATCGTGCCCGTGATCCCCTCGAGTCGCAGTCGAGTGTTCACCTCTGGGAGCTGTTCCCACTGGTAGGAGCCACAGTGAAGCGTGACCGTCGTCTCCGTCTCGGGCGCACGCATGAGAACTGTCGCAGCGTCTTCGACTGGCACATCGAGCGTCTCGCCCATCGCCGCGCTCTCGACCTTGAGGTCACCAAAGAGCCACTCGAGGACGTCGAAACAGTGGATTCCAAGTTCGAGCAATGAGCCGCCGCCGGCCGCGTCGGGATCGAGCGGCCACGATGGCGGCGGGTTCTCGATCGGTGGCCGACCGAGCGGGCCGTCGTTGAGCCGCGTGATCGAGGCGTACGGGACGTGACCAACGGACCCGTCTTCGTATGCCTCTTTCACGCCAAGCATATCCGGCTGGTAGCGAAGCGTGTGATCGACGCCGACGTGGATACCAGCGTCCGCAGCAACCTCGAGCATCTGGTCGGCCTCCTCGGTCGAGCGGGCGAACGGTTTCTCGACGAAGACGTCGACGCCGGCCTTTGCGGCCTCCTCGAGGGCATCAGCGTGCAAAAACGGTGGCAGTGCAATGACTGCGGCATCGAGGTCTTCGGAGTGAAGTAACGTCGTATAGTCATCGTACGTGTGGGAAACGCCGGCCGCGTCGGCGCGTTCGCGGTTTTCCGGGATCGCATCTGCGGCGGCGACAACGTCGACGCCCGGCATTGCACACGCCGATTTCAGATGAACGAGACCGATATTGCCGACGCCGAGAACGCCAACAGAGAGCGCGCTCGAGTCGGTCCACCGGCTGAGAAGTCGTGTTGGTGGCATCTGTCCATACAGGCGTTTTTCGCAGGTTTTGTTATCACCGTCGTACAGTGAACCCCCTGTTTGTAGTCGCTGATTCCTCAGTATGGATATCCTGTCTGTTCGGGTATCGAATACGAAATCGCCCTGCAGTCGGGTGGTTTTCGGTGTGTCGAAGCTACCACAACACAAACGAGGCCGGAGAAATCGTCGCTAATCGTCGCTTGCGGACCGTCCATCGACGGCAACCGTTTGGCCGTTGGCGTTGGCCGTTGTCGTAACTCGGTGAGCGACCTGAGCCATCGTTTCGACAGTGAGGGTGGTTTCGGCACGCTGGTGGGCGAGGTACGACAGGATCGCACGCATTCGTCGGTCATCGCGTTTGTGGGTGAGGTTATTGGGGTGCAACCACATGTGGAAGATTCCATCTGATCGAACCGCTTCGTCGATTCCGCGCCGGGCCTGTGCAACCATTGGGTCGGTCCAGACCGACTCGACGACGGTTCGTGCTGGTCCTTCGAACCCAAACAGAAACATGGACGCCGGGACGTTCACGAGTCCGAACTCGTCCACGGATGGCTCGACAAGCAGCGACTGGTCTCGGACTCGTGTGTCGACAATCCCGCGCAATCCGTCTTCGGTTGGCGATTTTCCACGGTACGCAGCAAGGCCATAGTCGGCCAGTACGTCCCGGTGTCCAACATCATTTCGCGGGTAGATGAACGACTCGAGTGACTGGCCCCACTCGTCGGCGATTGCCGTTGCCTGCTCGAGTTCGGCTGTCGCGAGAGCATGATCCGTCTCGGCGTCACCGAACAGAACGTGCGAAAACGAGTGGCTCGCAAACTCGTGGTCGACGGACGATGCGAGCAGTGCGTCGACGAGGTCTGGGGCGAATCGCAGCTCCTCGCGGTCGGCCCACGCTCCTCGTTCTCGCTCGAACCAGCCTGGTGGGGCCGGATGCTCCTCGTGACGCCCATCACAAGACTCGAGCATCAGATGGCCAACGACAGCCCAGGTCGCCGGGATCTCGTAGGTTTCGCACAGCTCGAGCATCGTCGACCAGCCGCGGCGGCCAGCCTCGACGCGGTTGGATGGCGGGGACTCGAGGTCGTGAAATCCCCAGCCGAGTTCGGCATCTAGCGAGAGCACGACACTACCCACGGCAGCCACCACGCGTTATCGACATACACGGGATGGACTCTGGCACCGGCTTTTGTTATTGAGCCCCTTGCACGTGCGGGTACTCGCTTTGCAGGGCTTACACGCGTGTCTCTCTGGTTCTGCGGTTGGTGTCTGGCTCGAGTGTGTAAAAGAGATTGACGGCTCGAGCATTGTTCGTGTCCGAGTAGTGGCCTGTTGAATCGTTCTCGACAGCGAACAGATGGATAATTCAGACACTCTCGCTCGCTAACGGTAACCAGATCGAACAGGGAGAAAGGACGTTGTTCGTCGCGGTAATGCAACCGAACGTGACAGGTTAGGACGGCAACCACTGTGAACACTCCCTATAACAAAGCGGTCATCCGGTCACCTGCAGGATAGCAGCCCCTTTAGACTCATGAGCGGATCTACCACACCGTCCGAACGAGCGTTCGTTCTTGGACTCGACGGCGTACCATGGCGACTGATCGAACAATGGAGTGACAACGGAGAACTCCCGAATTTCGCTCGACTGCGCGAGGAAGGCGCGTCGGGACCACTCGAGAGCACCACTCCGGCGACGACGCCGCTTGCGTGGCCCTCAATTGCAACCGGCGTCTGGCCGGACAAACACGGTCTCTACGGCTTCCAGAACCTCTCGAGTGAGTACACCCACGAGATGTACACGAGCCACGATATGCAACAACCCGCGCTGTGGGAGCAACTCGGCCCCGCACACGTCGGCAACGTCCCGATGACGTTCCCGGCGCGTGAAATCGACGGGACGATGGTCACGGGAATGATGACGCCCTCGACCGACCAG
The Natronolimnobius sp. AArcel1 genome window above contains:
- a CDS encoding glycosyltransferase, with translation MHVLTLTTNADAPFMNEQMRALERRGVSFSMLPVSGKGDGGNSRSPVDYLRYVPEVIAEAGNDYDLIHAHYGLIAPMALAQLRKPVVLSLWGSDLYGPVGPVSRACAPLCDELVVMSEEMQSTLGRPCEVIPDGVDLEKFQPKPQAEARRAVDWDEDDYQILFPYLPDRDVKNYPRARRIVNAVNGRLERPVRLQTVYGVDHDTVPDYMNAADALLLTSRSEGSPNSVKEALACNTPVVSVDVGDVSERLAGVTPSLASDDDSELIDELVSILESDVEPNGREAAREVSVERTADQMIDVYERVSGTRVSESSPDAVARAAEPLE
- a CDS encoding acyltransferase — translated: MSEAIPSQVVRGDGCTIDDEATVGYGEFDEPTTLGDDATVRAGAIVYGNVTIGDGFMTGHDVLVRENTTIGDDVLVGTKTVIDGETTIGSDVSLQTNVYIPTNTTIGDNVFIGPSAALTNDEYPVRTDTGLEGPTIEDGASIGANATLLPGVTIGENAFVAAGSVVTDDVPANSLAVGTPATIQDLPEPLEGPNEIA
- a CDS encoding Gfo/Idh/MocA family protein; translation: MSTEHTLSTARTTAGVIGVGAMGANHARVYSELPNVELAGVTDHDADIARQVADEYGTDALTLEELLERCDVVSVAVPTHVHYDLVTTCLEADVNVLVEKPIAETVEEGRRMAALAEERGLVLQVGHIERFNPAVQTIAELIDELDVISLEAERLGPPIDRTAPGNVIFDLMVHDVDIVGSILDSTPNSITAMGTEDGRYATATMEYNDVVASLTASRVTQKKVRKLNVTARECFVEVDYLEQSVLIHRDSYPEYVNDEGQKRYRHESVVERPRIDNGEPLRHELASFVESVRANDKPEVTPQDGIEALQAVQTIDQLVEDRQGQKPATVLSEGDHDSDEREVEAP
- a CDS encoding nucleotide sugar dehydrogenase, with amino-acid sequence MTAAKDAAPDVPALYDSSVDESNQHDLLTSGEIPVAVYGLGKMGLPLAGVYAETTGNVTGVDVDPSVVETINGGESHVIGEPGLDNLVSEQVDAGRLEATTDGAAAAANARIHVIIVPTLIDEDSQPNLATVESVADDIAAGLSPGDLVLAESTLPPTSCRDVIKPHLEQESGLSGDEFGLAFCPERTSSGRALEDIRGAYPKVVGGVDDESTRAASVVYDEISDNEVHPVSDATTAESVKVFEGVYRDVNIGLANELGRLADELGISVREAIETANDLPMCQLHEPGPGVGGHCIPYYPHFLLSQNEEPLDVTRTARAVNDGMPSVVVDRLEQELAATGTDLADATVAVLGITYRPGVEETRASPALGVIEDLNDRGADVLGVDPLVDPAAYGARPLEVTDLASAAETLDAAVLVTPQTEFEQIEWADLEPMVVVDGRDALDLAATHHRVYTLAGSSDGRPPRPESVNGERTGLEAGARTEPETEAEPGTTRTDGGFDV
- a CDS encoding DegT/DnrJ/EryC1/StrS aminotransferase family protein; this translates as MSETNVDTETESEHAKSIDAEPTEPTAPSEETDGSVSIADPDVSDAVADRVQSVIEGGGLADGPEVRAFEDEFAAYCVAEQAVATSNGTTALHAALEAFGVGKGDAVLTSPFSFVASANAIRLAGATPVFADIDPETYTLDPDAVEAVLERRSDVVGLLPVHLYGLAANMPALNALADDHDLFVLEDACQAHGAQINGERVGSIGDAACFSFYPTKNMTTGEGGVVTTDNEDVAQRTQQFVNHGRGQSGTGGYDHIDLGHNFRMTSIAGAIGSGQLERLPDFNEARRKTAAYYDEQFAELPLETPTEPRGYRHVYHQYTVRTDSPAERDALAETLEAHDVDSAVYYDTPIHRQPAYESVSTAAASFPEAERAAETVLSLPVHPGLSDAERRTVVEAVTKHYTSQ
- a CDS encoding glycosyltransferase family 2 protein, encoding MYNDKTIGVVVTAYNEEAFVGNVIETVPAYVDRIYAVDDASPDGSWSVIQRVADQLNEEATPEPAVALTDGGDDRRVVPIQHDENRGYGAAVKTGYKRAAEDGIDVVAVLNGDGQMDPEIMDRIIDPVVTGEADYAKGNRLLTADDRDGMSSFRLFGNAMLTGLSKFASGYWTVGDPQNGYTAISSETIEELDLESITDQYGFLNHILTHLNVNERRVADVSMSAVYGDEESSIKYTSFIRYVSMLLLRSFCWRLNRRYVVEGFNPAVVFYGAGSAGLAGGVAGAITSIARGLRGKEGFTGLLASFVALLLGVVSLGVAIAMDAAENENLETTSYETTAETANGATASSAPADSNAATAVGQDSSQEPSHVVSHPETGNGTSTNTDPDAGTNPSAT